A genomic window from Acidobacteriota bacterium includes:
- a CDS encoding Rid family detoxifying hydrolase: MAPSSSHQPVTAAGLPKPIGPYSPGVLFDGLVFVSGQGATDPATGKPAGLDIETQTEQVFRNIRAILEAAGTDLSHVLRCGVFLVDMRDFEAMNTVYAKVFGDHRPARTTVQVAALPHPWLRVEIDAVAYVP; this comes from the coding sequence ATGGCACCATCGTCTTCTCATCAACCTGTTACCGCCGCGGGTCTTCCCAAACCCATCGGGCCCTATTCGCCCGGCGTCCTCTTCGACGGCCTGGTGTTCGTCTCGGGACAGGGCGCGACCGACCCTGCCACCGGAAAACCCGCCGGCCTCGACATCGAAACGCAGACCGAACAGGTCTTCCGGAACATCCGCGCGATTCTCGAGGCGGCGGGCACGGACCTGTCGCACGTCCTTCGCTGCGGCGTGTTCCTGGTCGACATGCGCGACTTCGAGGCGATGAACACCGTCTACGCGAAGGTCTTCGGCGACCACCGGCCCGCTCGAACAACCGTCCAGGTGGCGGCGCTCCCCCACCCCTGGCTGCGCGTGGAGATCGACGCGGTCGCCTACGTGCCGTAG
- a CDS encoding M20/M25/M40 family metallo-hydrolase: protein MKTPTSLTLTLTLALVLLVPALVAAQANDIGVLLMADKTVVAALARVKINEPEILAEQARICEIPAPSFGEEMRGLEFKTIFTKLGLRNVRIDATGNVLGDRPGKGPKPHLVFAAHLDTVFPVGTNVHVTKDGTWLKGPGIGDDCRGLAVLIGVIRALNEAKVVTEGSITFVANVGEEGLGDLRGTRALFNDTLKGTIDRFVSVDGGGLGMTNVGVGSFRYRLTYRGPGGHSYGAFGLVNPIHALGRAIAAVSEFQVAKEPKTTFNVGRIGGGTSVNSIPSEAWAEVDMRSHDKASLDSLHATFLAAADAAAAAENKRWGNGTITVEKKSVGIRPPGATPATDYAVTAAASVTRAFGFSVEWSQGSTDSNVPMSLGISAITIGGGGHGTDAHARAEAFDTTDSWKGTQRAVVIAIALAR from the coding sequence ATGAAAACACCTACATCTCTCACGCTCACGCTCACGCTCGCTCTCGTTCTGCTCGTTCCAGCCTTGGTTGCCGCCCAGGCCAACGACATCGGCGTGCTCCTCATGGCCGACAAGACGGTCGTGGCGGCGCTCGCACGAGTGAAGATCAATGAACCTGAAATCCTCGCCGAGCAGGCGCGCATCTGCGAGATCCCCGCGCCGTCGTTCGGCGAGGAAATGCGCGGACTCGAATTCAAGACCATCTTCACGAAGCTCGGTCTGAGGAACGTCCGGATCGACGCCACCGGCAATGTCCTCGGCGATCGCCCCGGCAAGGGTCCGAAACCACATCTCGTCTTCGCCGCTCATCTCGACACGGTGTTCCCGGTCGGGACGAACGTGCACGTGACGAAGGACGGAACGTGGCTGAAGGGCCCCGGCATCGGCGACGACTGCCGCGGCCTCGCGGTCCTGATCGGCGTGATCCGCGCGTTGAACGAGGCGAAGGTGGTCACCGAAGGCTCCATCACCTTTGTGGCGAACGTCGGTGAGGAAGGCCTCGGCGACCTGCGTGGCACCAGGGCGCTCTTCAACGACACACTCAAGGGCACAATCGACCGTTTCGTCTCCGTCGACGGGGGCGGCCTGGGCATGACCAATGTGGGCGTGGGCAGCTTCCGGTACCGCCTCACCTACAGAGGCCCCGGCGGACACAGCTACGGGGCGTTCGGCCTGGTGAATCCGATTCACGCCCTTGGCCGGGCGATTGCTGCGGTTTCCGAGTTCCAGGTGGCGAAAGAGCCGAAGACCACTTTCAACGTGGGACGTATCGGCGGCGGGACATCGGTCAACTCCATCCCGTCAGAAGCCTGGGCCGAAGTCGACATGCGTTCGCATGACAAGGCCTCGCTCGATTCGCTGCACGCGACGTTTCTTGCCGCCGCGGACGCCGCCGCTGCGGCCGAAAACAAGCGTTGGGGCAACGGCACCATCACCGTGGAGAAGAAGAGCGTCGGCATCAGGCCTCCGGGAGCCACCCCGGCGACCGACTACGCCGTCACGGCTGCCGCGTCGGTGACCAGGGCGTTCGGCTTCTCGGTGGAGTGGAGCCAGGGTTCGACCGACTCGAACGTCCCGATGAGCCTCGGAATCTCGGCCATCACGATCGGCGGCGGTGGCCACGGCACGGACGCGCACGCGCGGGCAGAGGCCTTCGACACCACCGACTCCTGGAAGGGTACGCAAAGGGCCGTTGTCATTGCGATCGCCCTCGCGAGATAG
- a CDS encoding PIN domain-containing protein, with product MIVHVDTSALVDALTGSRRSLDTLIRLTDQGHRLTLSTIALYEWLRGPRLRAELTAQEELFPSDSAVAFGAAEAAVAARLYKQVPRARGREIDLAVAACAIANGAAIWTLNGEDFRDIPDLRLV from the coding sequence ATGATCGTGCACGTGGACACATCGGCGCTCGTCGATGCCCTCACCGGGTCGCGCCGCTCGCTGGACACGCTGATCCGGCTGACCGACCAGGGGCACCGCCTGACGCTGTCGACGATCGCCCTGTACGAATGGCTCCGCGGCCCACGGCTGCGGGCCGAACTCACCGCACAAGAAGAGCTGTTTCCCTCTGACAGCGCCGTGGCTTTCGGCGCCGCGGAAGCGGCGGTGGCGGCTCGTCTCTACAAACAGGTGCCGCGGGCGCGTGGGCGTGAAATCGATCTCGCGGTGGCCGCGTGCGCGATCGCCAACGGCGCAGCCATCTGGACGCTGAACGGTGAGGACTTTCGCGACATCCCGGATCTGCGTCTCGTCTGA
- a CDS encoding RidA family protein: protein MKARPPIARSIRDHRPARPAVQVAALPHPRLRVEIDAIACVP from the coding sequence ATGAAGGCCCGCCCACCAATCGCCCGGAGCATCCGCGACCACCGGCCCGCCCGCCCCGCCGTGCAGGTGGCGGCCCTTCCCCACCCGCGGCTGCGCGTCGAGATCGACGCGATCGCCTGCGTGCCGTAG
- a CDS encoding ribbon-helix-helix protein, CopG family → MSRVTFSLDDATVAQIRLTAARLRKAQSHVVRDAVADYATRTDRLSERERLHLMGVLERLRDAGPTRPVSRVDAELRAIRSARRAGGRRHRSA, encoded by the coding sequence ATGTCACGAGTCACTTTCTCGCTCGACGATGCGACCGTCGCGCAGATTCGGCTCACGGCTGCAAGGCTCCGAAAGGCGCAAAGCCATGTCGTCCGCGACGCGGTGGCGGATTACGCCACCCGGACGGACCGGCTGAGCGAGCGTGAGCGGCTCCACCTGATGGGAGTGCTGGAGCGTCTCCGCGACGCGGGGCCCACGCGGCCCGTGAGCCGCGTCGACGCGGAACTGCGGGCCATTCGATCCGCGCGACGCGCCGGTGGACGCCGGCATCGTTCCGCATGA
- a CDS encoding M28 family peptidase: MRRYFGTAAFVVALLCALTLVSSAQQPRGGYGNADAITQDELKQYDYFLASDQLEGRNVPSRGYDIAALFIASRLMEWGVKPAGSATGTNGPLQAYLMPIELVSNQLDASAMKLTLTMPAAPAGRGGGGAAGPRALEYAKEWTLGAGGGGRGGAPAEPADINGAPLVFVGHGYVINKTNTNPYKGLDVKGKIMIVAGVPTELVAARNAAAAGGRGGGGGRGAAAPNPLGVENTDFTTPQTYAAKNGAKGIVMIPTFQQLAAMAAPATGRGAGPNGPPYQVVQFQAARPAAVPVITAGAALTNALFQGEKLNGAQVFEGGATAAKLDSFDLNAAKKLSLHVDVTSLKGWTENVIGMVEGSDPVLKNEYVVMSAHLDHNGVAAPNEAGDSVFNGADDDGSGSAALMAIARVYAQGAAHGIRPKRTMIFLWVSGEEKGLWGSQYFNRFPPVDITKVVADLNMDMIGRSKTPGYVDPTAYKLADPGELFVVGPNISSDELGKIVDGVATKFGKLKLNHFYDTTAPDATHDNLGPQPNGQRIFYRSDHYNFAKCGIPIVFYTTGLHVDYHRVTDSPEKLDYSLMQTVAKNVAAVGWTLANSATRPKLNTKLPDQLVTDMKAAKDAGWGKLTPVRPPLPGMPF, from the coding sequence ATGCGCCGATATTTCGGAACGGCAGCCTTCGTCGTCGCGTTGCTCTGCGCGCTGACACTGGTCAGCTCCGCACAGCAGCCCAGGGGCGGCTACGGCAACGCCGACGCCATCACGCAGGATGAACTCAAGCAGTACGACTACTTTCTCGCCTCCGACCAGCTCGAGGGCCGAAACGTGCCCTCGCGCGGTTACGACATCGCGGCGCTTTTCATTGCGAGCCGGTTGATGGAATGGGGCGTGAAGCCCGCCGGCAGCGCCACCGGCACCAACGGTCCGCTGCAGGCCTATCTCATGCCGATCGAGCTGGTCAGCAATCAACTCGACGCCTCTGCGATGAAGTTGACGCTGACGATGCCCGCCGCGCCAGCAGGCCGCGGAGGCGGCGGCGCCGCTGGTCCGCGCGCCCTTGAATACGCGAAGGAATGGACACTTGGCGCGGGCGGCGGCGGCCGTGGCGGCGCACCGGCGGAACCCGCCGACATCAATGGCGCACCCTTGGTGTTTGTCGGACACGGCTACGTCATCAACAAGACGAACACGAACCCATACAAGGGTCTCGATGTGAAGGGCAAGATCATGATCGTCGCCGGCGTTCCCACCGAGCTCGTGGCCGCACGTAATGCCGCGGCCGCCGGCGGGCGAGGCGGTGGCGGCGGGCGCGGAGCGGCAGCGCCCAATCCGCTCGGCGTCGAAAACACGGACTTTACGACGCCACAGACGTACGCCGCGAAGAACGGCGCGAAGGGGATCGTCATGATTCCCACGTTCCAGCAGCTCGCGGCGATGGCCGCTCCGGCCACAGGCCGCGGAGCCGGTCCGAACGGCCCTCCATATCAGGTTGTCCAGTTCCAGGCCGCGCGGCCGGCGGCGGTCCCGGTCATCACGGCAGGCGCCGCGCTCACCAATGCCCTCTTCCAGGGCGAGAAACTCAACGGCGCACAAGTGTTCGAGGGGGGCGCGACCGCGGCCAAGCTCGATTCCTTCGACCTCAACGCCGCAAAGAAGCTCTCGCTGCACGTGGATGTCACGAGCCTCAAGGGCTGGACCGAGAATGTGATTGGCATGGTCGAGGGCAGTGACCCGGTGCTCAAGAACGAGTACGTCGTGATGAGCGCGCATCTCGATCACAACGGCGTGGCCGCCCCCAACGAGGCGGGCGACTCGGTCTTCAACGGCGCCGATGATGACGGATCGGGCAGCGCCGCGCTGATGGCCATCGCGCGCGTCTACGCGCAGGGCGCCGCCCACGGCATCCGCCCCAAGCGGACGATGATCTTCCTGTGGGTGTCCGGCGAGGAGAAGGGCCTGTGGGGGTCGCAGTACTTCAACCGGTTCCCGCCGGTCGACATCACGAAAGTCGTGGCCGACCTCAACATGGACATGATCGGCCGCAGCAAGACCCCCGGGTACGTCGACCCGACGGCGTACAAGCTCGCCGATCCGGGCGAGCTCTTCGTCGTCGGTCCGAACATCAGCAGCGACGAGCTCGGCAAGATCGTCGACGGCGTGGCAACCAAGTTCGGCAAGCTGAAGCTTAACCACTTCTACGACACGACCGCGCCGGACGCGACGCACGACAACCTGGGACCGCAGCCGAATGGTCAGCGGATCTTCTACCGCAGTGACCACTACAACTTCGCGAAGTGCGGGATCCCGATTGTCTTCTATACGACCGGCCTGCACGTGGACTATCACCGCGTCACGGATAGTCCCGAGAAACTCGACTATTCGTTGATGCAGACGGTGGCGAAGAACGTCGCAGCCGTAGGCTGGACGCTGGCCAATTCGGCAACCAGGCCCAAGCTGAACACCAAGCTGCCCGATCAGCTGGTCACGGACATGAAGGCCGCGAAGGATGCCGGGTGGGGCAAGCTGACGCCCGTGAGGCCTCCGCTGCCAGGAATGCCGTTCTAG
- a CDS encoding AI-2E family transporter, whose translation MPHADFEHERFAVVLFYGIVLLIGYLAFRVISPFLVPLAWAATFAMVLNPVNRRLTPRVGRTWAALITTIATFLAIVVPALIVGTMLVHEVSNQIQSASAADMATTTPARIQQAWDLLRNQMPFLHLPADPTTDAQEAVRSAAAYAAGRAASIVTDIASFVLQLFIMLFGLFYFLRDSAPMVNLIREMLPFDAERRDRIVGETHDLVVATVGATFAVAIAQGTILGFTMGLLGFSAPVFWGVMTSFTSLLPVVGAGVIWAPAAVWLFLSGDIWRGVILVAVGVGVVGTIDNVLRQVLLTGRTTMHGLLVFVSLLGGVAAFGFIGLVIGPVVMAAMATLLEAMLKPKRARTKTP comes from the coding sequence ATGCCTCACGCGGATTTCGAACACGAGCGTTTTGCCGTCGTCCTCTTCTACGGCATCGTGCTGCTGATCGGTTACCTCGCCTTCCGGGTCATCTCGCCCTTCCTCGTGCCGCTGGCGTGGGCGGCGACCTTCGCGATGGTGTTGAACCCCGTCAACAGGCGCCTGACCCCGCGCGTCGGCAGGACATGGGCGGCGCTCATAACCACGATCGCCACGTTCCTGGCAATCGTCGTCCCAGCCCTCATCGTCGGCACGATGCTCGTTCACGAGGTGTCGAACCAGATCCAGAGCGCCAGCGCGGCAGACATGGCCACGACGACGCCGGCGCGGATTCAGCAGGCCTGGGATCTGTTGCGCAACCAAATGCCGTTTCTGCATCTGCCGGCCGATCCGACGACGGACGCGCAGGAGGCGGTCCGATCCGCCGCGGCCTACGCGGCCGGCCGAGCCGCGTCGATCGTGACCGACATCGCGAGTTTCGTGCTCCAGTTGTTCATCATGCTGTTCGGCCTCTTCTACTTCCTGCGGGACAGCGCACCGATGGTCAACCTGATTCGCGAGATGCTGCCGTTCGACGCGGAACGACGGGACCGGATCGTCGGTGAGACGCACGACCTGGTGGTGGCCACGGTCGGCGCGACGTTTGCTGTCGCGATCGCTCAGGGCACGATTCTGGGGTTCACGATGGGTCTGCTGGGATTTTCGGCGCCGGTGTTCTGGGGCGTGATGACGTCGTTTACATCACTCCTTCCGGTCGTGGGTGCCGGCGTGATCTGGGCCCCTGCCGCCGTCTGGCTGTTCCTGAGCGGCGACATCTGGCGCGGCGTCATTCTCGTCGCCGTGGGGGTCGGCGTGGTCGGAACCATCGACAACGTGCTCCGTCAGGTGCTCTTGACGGGCCGCACGACGATGCATGGGTTGCTGGTGTTTGTCAGTCTGCTGGGCGGCGTCGCGGCCTTCGGGTTTATTGGCCTCGTGATCGGCCCCGTCGTCATGGCCGCTATGGCGACGCTGCTCGAGGCCATGCTGAAACCGAAACGCGCTCGGACGAAGACCCCATGA
- a CDS encoding efflux RND transporter permease subunit — translation MFLSNLSIRRPVVATVMMLTLVTLGLFSVRRLPIDLMPEVEIPVLSILTEFPGASPESVEREVSRKIEEAVNPIAGVKHVASVSREGMSSVVVEFNLEVKINDVSQEARAKINAIRRELPAGMKEPVIQKLDFAAMPVISLAVRSTTLPPRELSTLADRKIKRRLESVAGVAKAKLIGASTREVAIDLDPSRLEALGMGVDEVIAGLASENVNTPLGRLTQGLNEMPLRMSGKPKIPAQYADMVIGRRGVSPIRLGDVATVRDTIEERRSLAVVNGEPAVAIEITKQTKANTVAVVDAVVTAIEELKGEMPAGTQIQIVRDTSVFIREAVADVQNTLMLGGLLTVLIVFVFLNSWRSTVITGLTLPISVISSFIVMYFLGMTLNMLTLMALSLAIGLLIDDAIVVRENIVRHLERGEDHFTAAREGTTEIGLAVLSTSMSIMAVFVPVAFMKGVIGRFFFQFGLTVAFAVAVSLFVSFTLDPMLSSRWHDPDIGRTGRRNLLHRALDGFNNWFERMAEGYKGVIAWALDHRKTIVAAAVAAFAAGLFVFSTLPTEFQSTMDQSEFMVKFRSAPGSSMDETRSRLDALLKALGDFKEVKYTYGTIGAGDADTVRDGTVFVRLVPKAERSLTTVGFIHVARERLEKVPGVTLSIPSDPDSFQKALVVVLQGEEISTLKKYASALKRELYTVRGIVDVEAAGEQDTPEYRLVVDRERASASGLGSGAVAGAVAALVGGQAVTTYEDDEGEAINVRVRLPQTLRGTVNQVSDLKLSVPTLQGPALVPLADLVTFTRSTSPAEISRRDLARQVTVDANLDGLPLGTAGADAKKAVERIKLPPGYRSVIGGDTEIMVESFGYLGEALLLAVIFVYLILAAQFESFIDPLSIMLSLPLSIVGMAGMLALTGDTISIMSLIGLIMLMGLVTKNAILLIDYTKVLRRGGKDRRTALIMAGRTRLRPILMTTLAMIFGMLPLFFALGEGAEFRAPMARAVVGGLITSTLLTLIVVPVVYSILDDITAWLFRKRRQAAATAVTMLVAGALVAGTADSAQAAGPQQDGPLTASIAQQASQAAAQATPANVRVLTLAEALRIAAEQNRDIQKAIEYKNWVQGKYLDERAAALPQATLSASFLRNYDDSQSKLFSSFLGSGGSGSGSSSDSSSGIGEIFGGRQDMGTAQVTVKQVVFTWGQVGAAVRAAKLGFEFSDAQLRRFRQAVTRDVTTAYWDVLASRELETIARQDLAQKERHLAETTRRQTAGTATDFDVLAAQVAVENARPAVIRGQNTVRIARDQLGFLLAETARDVDVDGTLGAVPEPLPVYAEALASALKSRPELKEIGTQQGIYAELVTIAKAGDKPRLDFSASWGRKTWGLKTLSSSGTAWNAGLFATIPLFDGRRTKGRVAQARSDLATATIEELKVRDALAVEVRTAVNAVGEATELLTALGGTVKQAERLLFLAEKGFELGVKTRLEVQDAELNLSAARANLARAQRDYRVARVNLEWVTGTLDGGVVPPATSK, via the coding sequence ATGTTCCTCTCCAATCTCTCCATCAGACGTCCCGTGGTCGCCACGGTGATGATGCTCACGCTGGTCACGCTCGGCCTGTTTTCGGTCAGGCGTCTGCCGATCGACCTGATGCCCGAGGTCGAAATCCCGGTGCTGTCGATCCTGACGGAGTTCCCCGGGGCGTCGCCCGAATCGGTCGAGCGAGAGGTGAGCCGCAAGATCGAGGAAGCGGTCAATCCGATCGCCGGCGTGAAGCACGTGGCGTCGGTCTCGCGCGAAGGCATGTCGTCGGTGGTGGTCGAGTTCAATCTCGAGGTGAAGATCAACGACGTCTCCCAGGAGGCGCGCGCCAAGATCAACGCGATCCGGCGCGAGCTGCCTGCGGGCATGAAAGAGCCGGTCATCCAGAAGCTCGACTTCGCCGCGATGCCGGTCATCTCACTCGCCGTGCGATCGACGACTCTCCCGCCTCGCGAGCTCTCCACGCTCGCCGATCGAAAGATCAAGCGGAGGCTCGAAAGCGTGGCGGGCGTCGCCAAGGCGAAGCTGATTGGAGCCTCGACGCGCGAAGTGGCCATCGATCTGGATCCCTCGCGGCTGGAAGCGCTCGGCATGGGCGTCGACGAGGTCATCGCCGGCCTGGCATCCGAAAATGTCAATACCCCGCTCGGCCGACTGACGCAGGGCCTCAACGAAATGCCGCTGCGGATGTCGGGCAAGCCGAAGATCCCCGCGCAGTACGCCGACATGGTGATCGGCCGGCGCGGCGTCAGCCCGATCCGGCTCGGCGATGTCGCGACGGTGCGCGACACGATCGAAGAGCGCCGCTCACTGGCCGTCGTCAACGGCGAGCCCGCGGTCGCCATCGAAATCACCAAGCAGACCAAGGCTAATACCGTGGCGGTAGTCGACGCGGTCGTCACAGCGATTGAAGAACTGAAGGGTGAGATGCCGGCGGGCACCCAGATTCAGATCGTACGCGACACGTCGGTCTTCATCCGGGAAGCGGTGGCGGACGTCCAGAACACGCTCATGCTTGGCGGGCTGCTCACAGTCCTCATCGTGTTCGTGTTCCTGAACTCCTGGCGGTCGACGGTCATCACCGGCTTGACGCTGCCGATCTCCGTCATTTCGTCCTTCATCGTCATGTACTTTCTCGGCATGACGCTGAACATGCTGACGCTGATGGCCCTCTCGCTGGCGATCGGGTTGCTCATCGATGATGCGATCGTCGTGCGGGAGAACATCGTGCGCCACCTGGAGCGCGGCGAGGACCACTTCACCGCGGCGCGGGAAGGCACGACGGAAATCGGGCTGGCCGTGCTCTCCACGTCGATGTCCATCATGGCGGTCTTCGTGCCGGTGGCGTTCATGAAGGGCGTCATCGGGCGGTTCTTCTTCCAGTTCGGCTTGACAGTGGCGTTTGCGGTAGCGGTGTCGCTGTTCGTGTCGTTTACGCTCGACCCGATGCTCTCGTCGCGATGGCACGACCCGGACATCGGGCGGACCGGACGGCGAAACCTGCTGCATCGCGCGCTGGACGGGTTCAACAACTGGTTCGAACGGATGGCCGAGGGCTACAAGGGTGTCATCGCGTGGGCGCTCGACCACCGCAAGACGATTGTCGCCGCGGCCGTCGCCGCGTTTGCCGCTGGGCTCTTCGTGTTCAGCACGCTGCCGACCGAGTTCCAGTCGACCATGGATCAGAGCGAGTTCATGGTGAAGTTCAGAAGCGCGCCGGGATCGTCGATGGACGAAACGCGGAGCCGGCTCGACGCCCTGCTGAAGGCGCTGGGAGACTTCAAGGAAGTGAAGTACACGTACGGGACCATCGGGGCCGGCGATGCCGATACGGTGCGCGACGGAACGGTGTTTGTCCGGCTCGTTCCGAAGGCCGAACGATCGCTGACCACCGTGGGTTTCATCCACGTGGCGCGGGAGCGGTTGGAGAAGGTCCCCGGCGTCACCTTGTCGATCCCGTCCGATCCGGATTCCTTCCAGAAGGCCCTCGTCGTCGTGCTTCAGGGGGAAGAAATCAGCACGCTCAAGAAGTACGCGTCCGCTCTGAAGCGCGAACTCTACACCGTGCGCGGCATCGTCGATGTCGAGGCGGCCGGGGAGCAGGACACACCCGAGTATCGGCTGGTCGTCGACCGGGAACGCGCCTCGGCATCGGGACTGGGCAGCGGTGCCGTGGCCGGCGCGGTGGCAGCGCTGGTGGGCGGACAGGCGGTCACCACGTATGAGGATGACGAAGGTGAAGCCATCAACGTCCGGGTGCGGCTGCCCCAGACCCTGCGCGGCACGGTCAATCAGGTGAGCGATCTGAAGCTCTCGGTGCCCACCTTGCAGGGGCCCGCGCTCGTTCCGCTTGCCGATCTGGTGACGTTTACCCGCTCGACGTCGCCGGCAGAAATCAGCCGGCGCGATCTCGCGCGCCAGGTCACCGTCGACGCCAATCTCGACGGCCTGCCCCTCGGCACGGCCGGCGCCGACGCGAAAAAGGCTGTCGAGCGCATCAAGCTGCCGCCGGGATACCGGTCCGTCATCGGCGGCGACACCGAGATCATGGTCGAGTCGTTCGGGTACCTCGGCGAGGCGCTGCTGCTGGCCGTGATCTTCGTCTACCTGATCCTGGCGGCGCAGTTCGAATCGTTCATAGATCCCCTGTCGATCATGCTGTCGCTGCCGCTCTCGATTGTCGGCATGGCCGGCATGCTCGCTCTGACCGGCGACACGATCAGCATCATGTCGCTGATAGGCCTGATCATGCTCATGGGGCTGGTGACGAAGAATGCCATTCTGCTGATCGACTACACGAAAGTGCTACGCCGCGGTGGCAAGGATCGCCGGACCGCGCTCATCATGGCCGGCCGGACGCGGCTCCGGCCCATCTTGATGACGACGCTGGCGATGATCTTCGGAATGCTGCCGCTGTTTTTCGCCCTCGGCGAAGGCGCCGAGTTCCGCGCGCCGATGGCCCGGGCCGTGGTCGGCGGATTGATTACCTCGACGCTGCTCACGCTGATTGTCGTGCCGGTGGTCTACTCGATCCTCGACGACATCACGGCGTGGCTCTTCCGCAAGCGGCGGCAGGCGGCGGCGACCGCAGTCACCATGCTCGTGGCGGGGGCGCTGGTCGCCGGCACAGCAGATTCCGCGCAGGCGGCAGGCCCGCAGCAGGATGGACCGCTGACCGCGTCGATCGCGCAGCAGGCCAGCCAGGCGGCCGCGCAGGCCACACCGGCGAACGTCCGGGTACTGACGCTCGCGGAGGCGCTTCGGATCGCCGCAGAGCAGAACCGGGACATCCAGAAAGCGATCGAGTACAAGAACTGGGTGCAGGGCAAGTACCTCGATGAGAGGGCGGCGGCGCTGCCGCAGGCGACGTTGAGCGCCAGCTTCCTGCGAAACTACGACGACAGCCAGAGCAAGCTGTTCAGCAGCTTCCTGGGGTCTGGCGGCTCGGGCAGCGGGTCGAGCAGCGATTCGTCAAGCGGCATCGGCGAGATCTTCGGCGGGCGGCAGGACATGGGCACGGCACAGGTCACCGTGAAGCAGGTGGTGTTTACGTGGGGTCAAGTGGGTGCCGCCGTCCGGGCGGCCAAACTGGGATTCGAGTTCAGCGATGCGCAGTTGCGGCGATTCCGGCAGGCCGTCACCAGGGATGTGACGACGGCGTACTGGGATGTGCTCGCGTCGCGTGAACTGGAGACGATTGCGAGGCAGGATCTGGCGCAGAAGGAGCGGCACCTGGCCGAGACAACGAGGCGGCAGACGGCTGGAACCGCGACCGATTTCGACGTGCTCGCCGCGCAGGTCGCGGTCGAGAACGCGCGCCCGGCGGTCATCCGGGGCCAGAACACTGTGCGGATCGCCCGTGACCAACTCGGTTTCCTGCTCGCCGAGACGGCTCGCGACGTGGACGTGGACGGCACCCTCGGGGCCGTTCCCGAGCCGCTCCCCGTCTATGCGGAGGCGTTGGCAAGCGCCCTGAAGAGCCGGCCCGAACTGAAGGAGATCGGCACGCAGCAAGGCATCTATGCCGAACTGGTGACGATCGCCAAGGCCGGCGACAAGCCGCGGCTCGACTTCTCGGCGTCGTGGGGCAGGAAGACGTGGGGTCTGAAGACGCTCTCGTCGAGCGGCACGGCATGGAACGCCGGTCTGTTTGCGACGATCCCGTTGTTTGACGGCCGCCGCACGAAGGGCCGGGTGGCGCAGGCGCGCAGCGATCTCGCGACGGCGACGATCGAGGAGTTGAAGGTGCGCGACGCGCTCGCCGTCGAGGTCCGCACAGCTGTCAACGCGGTCGGTGAGGCCACCGAACTCCTGACGGCTCTGGGCGGCACGGTGAAGCAGGCCGAGCGGCTGTTGTTTCTCGCCGAGAAGGGCTTCGAACTCGGTGTCAAGACACGGCTCGAGGTGCAGGATGCCGAGCTCAACCTCTCGGCGGCGCGCGCCAACCTGGCTCGCGCCCAGCGCGACTACCGGGTCGCACGCGTGAATCTCGAATGGGTCACCGGCACGCTCGACGGCGGGGTGGTGCCGCCGGCAACCTCGAAGTAG
- a CDS encoding nucleotidyltransferase: MATPSLPSDFREFLRSLNGHGVKYLVVGGYAVGYYGYPRATADIDLWVAIHPDNASRLVEAVRAFGFDRPELTEALLMKPDQIIRMGVPPFRIELMTTISGVHFDQCYAARTVAELEDVTVSLISLEHLKANKRSAGRFKDLDDLEHLP, translated from the coding sequence ATGGCTACGCCCTCACTCCCGTCAGACTTCAGAGAGTTCTTGAGATCGCTGAACGGCCACGGCGTTAAATACCTTGTGGTCGGCGGCTACGCCGTCGGCTACTACGGCTATCCTCGGGCCACAGCCGACATCGATCTCTGGGTCGCAATCCACCCCGACAACGCCAGCCGCCTGGTGGAGGCCGTTCGGGCCTTCGGCTTCGACCGGCCCGAGCTGACAGAGGCGTTGCTGATGAAGCCCGATCAGATCATCAGAATGGGCGTCCCGCCCTTCCGGATCGAACTCATGACCACGATCAGCGGTGTGCACTTCGACCAGTGCTATGCAGCCCGAACCGTGGCTGAACTGGAAGATGTGACGGTTTCGCTGATCAGCCTGGAGCACCTGAAAGCCAACAAGCGCTCAGCGGGACGCTTCAAGGACCTCGACGACCTCGAACATCTGCCGTAG